The following nucleotide sequence is from Novipirellula galeiformis.
CTCTTTGACCTTGTCGCATACATCTTTGAAGCCCGATTTGTCGTTGATTGCCATTTCCGAGAGCATCTTGCGATCCAATTGGATACCGGCCTTGTTCAAACCGTAGATGAACTGGCTGTAGCGAATGCCATGTTCGCGTGCGGCGGCGTTGATACGAACGATCCATAGACGGCGAAAGTCACGCTTGCGGACGCGACGATCACGGAACGCATAAACACCAGCCCGAAGCAACGTTTCCTTCACGCTTCGGATTAATTTTCCACGTCCGCCACGAAAACCCTTGGCTCGCTTAAAGAGACGCTTCTTGCCTTGACGACGTGCTGAACCTTTGGTGGTACGCATTGCAAATACTTCCTGTTGGTTTGGATCGAATGCTCGAACCTTCGCGTTTCGCGTTGGTTTCGTTTGAGCTTTTCGTCGCCTTTCTGGCTGCAGGCCCCCGTCAGTACAATGCTGCGGATGTTTTACCTAGCCAGATGGATACGGTTCGACTTTTTGGGTGCTGAGAAAAAAATAAGTGGGGTGCAGGACTAAAGCTTAGTTGCTGTAGCCATTCAGTGCGGCGTGGATGGTCGATTCCATGCACTCGGCCAACGAGGTCGTTCCGCGAAGGTTACGACGACGCTTCTTGGTCAAACCTTTTGCCAAGTGACTTGTACCGCTCGAGCGATGCATTGCTTTACCTGTGGCCGACAAGCGAAAACGCTTTTTCGTGCCTTTGTGCGTTTTGATTTTGGTACCCATGATTGATCCGCAAGGTTATAGGTAGGGGGTGTTTGTAAACGAGTTCGATCGAGAACTTCTATCCATATGCCTGATCGAACCGCGAAGCTTACCGAATCGCGTTTATTTCCGAAAGTCCTGCTAGGAAATTCGTTGGGCGAGCACGGCATTCATTTCGTCGGTGGCGGCTGAAACGGCATCTTGCCAACGTGCATCACCGAATTTCTCAGCAAATTCGGGGCGACGGTGGGCAAAGATCAAATTTCGAGAGTTATTCACGATCGCGCCCATGCCTTGGTCGTCAAAACCGGCAAGCACGTCCTGGGCGGTCCCCCCCTGGGCCCCAAAACCTGGGATCAAAATCCAGCTGGATGGCATCGCGGCCCGCATTTCAGCCAATTGTTCGGGATAGGTCGCTCCGACAACGGCTCCAATCGGCCCATAACCACTTTTTCCAATCCGCCCTTGATTCAATTCCTCGATCAATTCCGCGACCCGCGCGTATACGGTTTGACCGTCGGTCAGGCGGTCTTGCAATAGCCCCCCACCTGGGTTAGACGTTTTCACCAAGACGAAGACGCCCGCCGCCCGCGCGTCACAGACCTCAACGAACGGTTCGAGGCTATCACGCCCCAAGTAGGGGCTGACGGTGAGCGAGTCGCTCCCCCACGGGCTCGCCTCTCCCACGCCTAAATAGGCCTGTGCATAAGCGGTCGCGGTGCTGCCGATGTCGTTGCGTTTGGCATCGGTGATCACCATCAAACCGGCGTCCGAGGCGTGGCGAATCACTTGCCCGAGCGAAACCATGCCAGCGGGCCCGAGTTGTTCGAAGAAGGCCGCTTGCGGCTTCACGCAAGCGACCCGGTCTTTGACGACGTCGATCAATTCGCAACCAAATTGCGTGTACGCAGCCGCTTGGGCGTCGAGAGTACCGTTGTCGGCGATCCTTTGGATCGAGGCGGGCAATTGCTCTAGGCGAGGATCGATCCCGACACAGGTTACCGAACCGGTACGCCGAACCGCATCCGCAAGGCGGTCAGCAAAGGAAGCGATTTCGTTGTGGCTCATCGGGCACGTCTCGATCAAAAAGGAGAAAACAAATGGAAGGCTTCATTTTCTGATTCCTGCGTCGCGTTTCGTCAAGGATGGAAGCGGGCACCGCCACGCGTTACGATTGATCATAACCCGCCCTGACTCCGACCCGAACACGCATCCGTTGTCCGCCGGGGCTGCGTTTACCGCGGAGTCGTAAGCCTTTCCTTTACGAAAACATCATGACAAAATTCAAGCGTTTTCTATCCTTTGCTGTTTTTACTCTCTCGTTTGTCGCCGCAGGGTCGCTCGCCTCTGCAGCCGATTCGCCCGTGGCCGTGGCGGAAAAGCCAGCGACCGCGTCGAACGCAGCGACTGCCTCCGCCCCGCAACCTCCCTCCGCACAGGAACAACGAGTGCTACGACATGCTGTCTTTTTCTCGTTCAAACCATCATCCTCGCAACAGGATATCGACGCGGTCGTGAAGGCCTTTGTCGCCTTGCCCGCGAAAATTGATTCGATCGTCGATTTCCAATGGGGCGTCAACAATAGTCCCGAGGGACTCGATGACGGTTTCACGCACTGCTTCTTGCTGTCGTTTGCTGACGAGGCGGGCCGCGACAAGTATTTGCCACATCCCGCACACAAAGCCTTCGGCAACACGCTCCGCCCCCACATGAAGGATGTGTTTGTCATCGACTATTGGGGTCTCGATGATGCGGATGATGATCAAGGCGACGACAACGATGATGACGAAGAACTAAAGCATGCGGTCTTTTTCAAGTTCAAAGACGATGCTTCGAAAGCGGATGTTAAAAAAGTGGAGCAGGCATTCGCCGCCTTGCCCGCCAAAATTGATTCGATCACCGAGTTCGAATGGGGAACCAACAACAGCCCCGAAACTCATGACGATGGATTCACGCATTGCTTTATGGTGACGTTTGCCGATGACGCGGGCCGCGCCAAGTACTTGCCCCACCCCGATCACCAAGCGTTTGTCGAAGTGCTCAAACCCATCCTTGATAAAGTGCGTGTTCTCGATTTCACGTCGAAGTGATTTTACGGTCGCCGTTTTCAGAGTGGGGCTCCGTGTGGGCTGGCAAAACGCGGGACTGCGAAACGGACGAATCGTGTCACGACGATGGCGACCGACAGGGCGGTCCAACGGGCTAGGCCGCGGCAACAATCACGCGGCTTGATTTGTCCCCTCTCCTCTCCGCTGTAACGAAGCTCGCCTCGCCTCGCCCCGCACCCCGTCATTCTCATTACTCAATTGATCGCTATGGCAATCCTTGGCATTGGAACCGAAATCGTCGAATGCGTTCGCATCGCAAAGATGATCGAGGCGCACGGCGAACAATTTTTGGAGCGTGTCTACTCCGCCAACGAAATCGAGTACTGTATCCAAAACGCCAACACGTCCCAGTTGTTTGCGACGCGTTGGGCGGCGAAAGAGGCCGCGATGAAGGCGATGCGGTGCCGCTACCAAGGGGTTCGTTGGACGGACATCGAAATCGTTCTTCACATCGGTGAAGGTCCCACGATACTGTTGACCGGTGCGGCATCCCATTGGGCGGCACAGCGGGGTATCGAAAAACTACATGTGTCCCTTGGCGCTTGCCGCACCCACGCGACCGCTTACATCATTGCAACTGACGAATTGGATTAGACTTCTATGTTTCGGCTCGCTCTTCATTGGCAACTTTTAATTGGGATGATTTTCGGATCGGTCCTCGGTGTCTCGCTTAACGTTACCAGCTCCGCACGCTCGACCACGCTGACGCGTGACGACGCTTCGCAGCAACGATTGCCCGGGGGCATCGTGTCCGCCGTGATCGAGGACTCCAGCGCCTCGACCGTGATCGAGTACATCGATTCCAATGGGAATTCAATCAAACGCGAGGTTGACCCGGTCAGCGTGGAACAAGGGGTCTTTCGTTCGATGGAGGCGTTGGCCGCGGTGGACCCTGCGGCCGTCAAAATATACGAGACTCATGGAATGAGTTTCGCCAAGCGAGTGGGCGCATGGCTGCAACGTATCGGCAGTCTGTTTTTGCGTATGCTGCAAATGGTTGCCGTCCCCTTGATCGTGACCTCCCTGCTAACCGGCGTGCTCGGGCTGGGATCGTCCCAAGGCATTGGGCGAATGTTTCGGCGCACCATCTTCTATTATGTTTGCACCAGTATGTTGGCGATCACCACCGGGTTGTTGGTCGTCAACGTGGTTCGTCCGGGGCTAAGAGAAAATCAAGTCCAGCACGTCCATACCGACACGACCGAGGCGGAATCGCTCGTCAATGTGCTGTTTGCACAATTGGAGGCAATGATCCCGAAGAATCCGTTCTCGGCGCTCGCCGAACCGAATTTCCTCTCCGTGATTGCCTTCACGATCGCCTTTGCTTTGTTCACGATTTCCGCTGGTGGCAAGACGGCTGAACGAATCAGCAGCGCTGCCACCGCTGGATTTAACGTGATGATGGCCATGACGATGGCGATCATCAAACTAGCCCCGCTTGGCGTTTTCTTTTTGATTGCCGCCGTTACGGCGACTCAGGGCACGAGCGTCTTCAAGGCGCTCGCATGGTATGTCGTGGCCGTCGCTGTCGCGTTGGCAATTCACGCGACCATCATCTTGCCGTTGATCCTCAAGTTCGTTGCCAAACGCAGCCCGCTTGACTTTGCCAAGGCGATGTCACCCGCACTGTTGACGGCGTTTAGCAGTGCCAGCAGTAACGGAACGCTTCCGTTGACGATGTCCTGTGTCGAGGAACGAGCCGGGATCAGCAACCGTACCGGTTCGTTTGTGCTGCCGTTGGGGGCGACGATCAATATGGACGGCACGGCGCTCTATGAAGCGGTCGCGGTGCTATTCATTGCTCAGATGCACTTTGAACGCAATTTGGAGTTCAGTGAGCAAATCGTGGTGGCGTTAACCGCGTTGTTGGCCAGTGTGGGGGCGGCGGGGATCCCGCACGCCGGCTTGGTGATGATGGCGATCATCTTGAACGCCGTTGGCTTACCGCTGGAAATGCAAGGCGTTATTTTGGCGGTCGACCGCGTGCTAGACATGTGCCGCACCTCGGTCAACGTTTGGAGCGACTCCTGCGGCTGTGCCGTTGTCGAGGCCTTCGAACGGGCCGACACCGCTTGACCTAACCGGACCGGAAAGTCCGGGCCGGCTCAGACTTCCAAGCTGGCCTCACGTGTCCTGCTTTCCAATTTTCAATATAACTTTTTCAATCGCGTTTCAACATTCTCCCTCTCCGGCGCGAAGCACCCCCGTGCGGCGACACTCGCTGGGTTAGGCTCCAGGGCAAGGGCAAGCTTGAGGCGATTCCTGCTGTGGCTGAGAATGGGCATCGCGGCAGTTCGGCATGAAGAGAGGTCACTCCACGAGAACGAGTCTAATTCCCACTGCAGCAACATCAGTTCTGGCATGGAGGAAGTTGCGAGGTCGAATCAGTGCGAGTGATCTGCGCGGTCGATGAATCGTTTGTGGTGTCGCGATATGGACGTGTATTGTCGTTTCCGTTCTCAACGAACACGGTGATGCGAGGTCGGATTGAACAGGAGGTCGCAGAGTAAACGGAGGCGATGATCGATTCCCCTCAGTTCTCTCCGTTTCCTCGCGGTCATTGATTTCTTCTTGTGAGATGTGTCTACGTAGAGAGCCGCTAGGCGGCTGCGACGGGCTCAGGCATTGGGGCCAGTCGTTCTGAAGGGGAGCAAGTCAACTTTCACCGCTCGACGAATTTTAAACGTGATGCATCGACCATTAAAAATATTTCACGCCCTACTCGCACTTAGCTTGTTGTCGTTTATTCCGGCTGGCGTCCGTGCCGATCACAAACCGGCCACGAAGGACCTCGTCACACCCGAAATGACCGAAGAGTCACCCGCCGCTGGACGGCGCGTTCGTCAAGTCGCCCCGGAGTACAAAGGCACCGAGGTATACCACGCCTTGTATTTACCTACGGATTGGAAATCGGGCGGCAAGTACTCGGTGATCGTTGAATACACAGGCAACCAATTCGCCGAATCGGGTTCGACCGGTGAAGTCAAAGACGCGAACCTCGGCTACGGCCTCACGGGAGGTATCGGCTTCATTTGGGTCTCAATGCCTTACATCGAAAAAGGCGGTAACGAGAATGCAGTGAGGTGGTGGGGTGACAAGCAAGCGACCGTCGACTATTGCAAAACGAATTTACCGAGAATCTGCGAACAGTTTGGTGGCGATCGGGAAAGTGTCTTCATCTGTGGCTTCTCACGCGGCGCGATCGGAGCCAGTTACATTGGCTTGGCGGATGATCCGATTGCATCATTTTGGAAGGGAATGATGACGCATGATCATTTCGATGGCGACAAAACGTGGGGCTACGCTGAGAGCGATCGCAAGTCCGCACTTGTCCGTCTGACTCGCCTGAAAGGCCGACCGGTATTGGCATGCGGTGGAGGAACGGATTTCCTGCGTGACCATCCGGAGTTGGCGAAGGTCACCATTCTACGACCGCCCGTGGCGAAGATCTTCACGATCCCCGAGGGAAAGGTCATTCATCCGCACACCGATTTATGGATGCACCGCGACAGCGAATACCGGGACGAAGCGCGTCAATGGCTGGCCAGGCACAAGTAGCCGTCAGTCGCGATTGATGCTCGCGTTGCCTAACAAACGCAACCGGTAGAGGAAACGCATCGCGGCGGCACACAGCCATGAGACCACTGCGTGCGGGGCCGACACTGGGGCGATTCGTTGCGAGGACGCAAGCCGTGGCCAACGCTCTGCGAACGAAGTAATGGTTCCAAACAAAACCGTTCTAGGAACCGATTCTGCGACAAAACAACGTTTCCCGGGGGCGTTCCCGCATTCACACTCGCGGTAGCGTGGGCGATGTTTTGATTGGGCATTCCGATGTTGATGTTCGTTATCGTTTCAGCTCATAACGCTCGAGGTGGGATTGAACCGGAGATCGCACAGCAAACGGAGAGAAGGTCCGATTCCACTCTGTTCTCTTCCATTCGTTGATTTTCTGTTGTGGGGTGTGGCTACGCAGGGTGCAGCTTAATGGCGGCGTCGGGAACACGTTTTGTGTTCGCTTTTTACAAGGAGCTGCGGAGCGAATGGCAACGCCGTGATGCAAGAGAGTGCACGCCGCGAAGATTCGGCTTCAGAATGGTGCACCAGAGTGATTTTTCCGGAAAGTTCAGCGCTGCGCGGCAAGGTTCCAGCAAAAGGTTCTTGCAGAATGCGCCGCAAGGGAAATCCAAACGCCGTTGGTAGGCAACAAAGGTTGACAGCCGTGCTGTGGGTATCTAGTCTGGCCCGGGTTCCGCAGTGGGGGCGGCGAATAGTTCCTTCACTGTCTTTATGTTCATCTAGTTAATTCTCCTAGAAAGATAAGCGATGAAAAACTCTCAACCGATCCGCCCCGGCTTTACGCTGGTAGAACTACTCGTTGTCATTGCCATTATTGGAGTACTCGTTGGATTGCTTCTGCCCGCGGTACAAGCAGCTCGTGAAGCGGCGCGGCGGATGCAGTGCAGCAACAATCTCAAGCAGCAAGGACTCGGCCTGCATACTCACCACGATACCTATCAAAACTTCCCAAATGGGGCGCCGAGATCACATGGGCCCAACTGGCGTTTCGAGATCTTGCCGGGACTCGAGCAGGGAAATATTTACGATCAAGTTGATCGGAGTCTTCATGTCTTCTCGGGTTGCACCTCAAGTAGCACCTACGGCCAGCAGGCTACAGGCAATAATTTGATTTTGATCGACTTGATGGTGCCTACTTATAAATGTCCCTCAAGTGCCTTGCCTGCGAACGCGCCGGGAGGCGCCATGTGTAATCATGACCGCCTGCAAACCCACGATTATGTCGGCGTCAGCGGCGCGTTTCCTGATCCGGCGGGTCGTGCGAATGTTTGTTCTACAGGGACAAATTACGGCGTGTACTGTAACACCGGCGTGCTCGTCCCTGAAAAAGAGTTCCGTTTCCGAGACATCACCGATGGCTCCTCGAACACGATTCTCGTCGCTGAGCAATCGGGGATGGTGGGCACGAATGACTATCGTGCCAACTATCACGGCGGTTGGCGTGGCTGGTCGAACTCCGGCGATGTGACCACGAATACAAGTGCACATCACATTTCGGGCATCACAACCGTGGCGTTTGCGATCAACGCGAAAACCGCGCAAGCCGGTGGTAATACCATCCCTAAGTCTGACAGGCCTTATGCCGGTAACACAATTATCAACTCCTTCCACCCAGGTGGAATCCATCTACTGCTAGCGGACGGTTCGGTGCGGTTTGTGAGCGAGTCGCTGAATTTCACGACCCTCAGCCAACTCTGCGTCCGTGATGACGGCAGCGTCCTTGCCGAGTTTTAACCCGCTGCTATCGGTTTCTGCCGAGGGCCGGCGATTCGATGGTTATTCAATCAAGACGCCAAAATCAACTAATACTGATCAACTGACACTTCAAGCTTAGGTAGTTTTCATGGTGACGTTTCGCCGTTTGCGTTGTTCGTCTGCGTTTCTAACCAGCGCGATTGTTTTGGCCGGAGTCTTGCCCTGGGTGGGCGGATGCGAAAATTCGGCTGACTATCCAACCGGTACAATCCAGGGGCGGATCAGCTACGAAGGCCAACCTCTGCAGCAAGGAGTCGTCACGTTCTACTCCAGCGAGCTAGGCGTGGGCATTTCCGAAGAGGTCCAAGGCGACGGGCAGTATGCAACTCAAACGCCGATTCGCACGGGCAGTTACGTCGTCACGGTGCTTCCTCCCGAAGTTCCGCCGACGATGGACGAGGTGCCCGCTGCCAACACCACCCCGGTTAAAGACATCCCTGAAACGTACCGCGATCCGGCGAAAAGCGGTCTTAAGCTAGAGGTGACCGAGGGAGAAAATTCGTTTGACATTGAGATGACAAACTAGCCGTATGGCGAGAGCGTCGTGTAACGCCCCTGCGTGCTATGCGACAATGGGGCCATGCCTTGGTTTTGGGGCCCAGGCGAAGCGGTTGCTCCGTTCGGCTAACCTTCTAACCTCCCATCGTTTACCCCTGCTTGGCCGAGCGTCGTCACGTTGGACGATGCAAGCGATTGGCATCTCTGCGAGGGGCACCCACCATCCCGTCGTCGATCGTGAGCGAATTGCCACGATCTAGCATGGAATGAGGACAGATTCGACGATGGGAGGCTAAAAGAATCGAGGGAAGGGTGTGCTCCACCAGGAGATCACGCGACATCCCCCGCGTTCTGCGGAGTCCACGGCGGGGCGTCCGAGGCGGTTGCAGGTCCTCGCTTGTCGATCGGTCGTTCGACGGTCACAGCGCGACGAAAGGTGGTAGCCCGCGAGCGTCCGTTTGGAGAGCAAATTGAAAGTCGCTTAGGCGATGATTTGGTGGATCGGCTCGACGGGTTCGACCCCGACCAACTTTTGCTCCAATCCGCCGTAGAAGTACGACAAGTGATTGGGGTCCATTCCCATTTGCTGCAAGATGGTGGCATGCATATTCTTCACGTGCAACGGATTCTCAGCTGCCTCCGCACCGAGTTCGTCGGTGGTGCCGAAGCTGACGCCTCCCTTGATACCGCCGCCGGCCATGAACATCGTAAAGCCGTAGGCATTGTGGTCTCGGCCGGAGCCCTTGGCATATTCGGCGGTCGGTTGCCGTCCAAATTCGCCGCCCCAAACGACGAGCGTTTCATCGAGCATGCCTCGCTGCTTTAAATCAGCCAGCAACGCTGCGATCGGTTGGTCGGTGGCGCCGGCATGTTTGTTGTGGTTAATTTCGAGATCGCCGTGGGCGTCCCAGTTGTCGTCGTTATGGGCTCCGCCGCTGTACAGTTGAATGAATCGAACGCCGCGTTCGGCCAATCGGCGCGCGATCAAGCAGCGTTTGCCAAAGTCGCGAGTGGGTTCTTTGTCCGCTCCATACATCGCGACCGTCTTGGCATCTTCGTTGCTCAGATCGACCGCCTCGGGTGCGGCCGATTGCATCTTGTAGGCCAGCTCGTAGCTGGCGATCCGCGAGGATAAATCCGTATTGCTTTCGCGTGAAACCAAATGCCGCCCGTTGGCTTGTTGGATCGAATCAATCAATTGCCGCTGGACGCCCTCTGGCAAATCGCGGGGCGCTGCGAGATCGAGAATCGGCGCCCCTTCGGCACGAAAGACGTTCCCTTGGTAGGTCGCCGGCATGTATCCGCTGCTCCAGTTTTTGGCGCCGCTAATCGGGCCACCGGTGGGATCCAGCATGACGACGAAGCCCGGCAAGTTTTCATTTTCACTGCCCAACCCATAAGTCAGCCATGATCCGAGCGCGGGGTTTCCCGATAAGATTCGGCCGCTATTCATCATCAACATCGCGGATCCGTGAATCGGCGAGTCGGCGGTCATCGAATGCAAAAAGGCAATGTCGTCGACATGTTTGGCGACATGCGGAAACAACGAACTGACCCATTTGCCGCATTGGCCATGTTGTTTGAACTTCCAACGCGGCTCCACGATACGGCCTCCACTCTTGTGCCCTCCGCGCCCAAACGTCTTCACGTTGACGGTCTTGCCATCCATGCCGATCATGTTCGGTTTATAGTCGAACGTATCGATGTGGCTGGGGCCGCCGTACATGAACAAGAAAATGACCGACTTGGCCTTAGGGGCGAAGTGAGGTGGTTTGGGTGCGAGCGGATTAACGAACGACGTCTTGGCTTCTGAACCAGCGGCGGGTTTGAAGAACCCATCCGTCCCCAACATCGACGCGATCGCTGCGGCACCGAAACCGCCACCGGCTTGCCAGATAAATTCGCGGCGCGTGCGGCCACAGAAATTTTTGGGTTGGCTCATTTTGCTGTCTCAATTTTTTGGGGGGGGCGATCGACCATGGACTTGGCCGGTGGGGTGCGACGAAGCCAAGGCGACGTCCTCTGCTGGATTCCCGCGATGTGACGCAGCGATCCAGGGCAAAGGGGTCAATCGAGGAATAAAAACTCGTTCCAATTCATGACGGTCAAACAATACAATCCCACCGCGCGTTGGCGGGTCATTCCGGGAGCTGTTTCGAGCGATGCGATCAAGTTGACGCCGTCGGCGATTTCGCCTTCGCTGGCTGGGCGTGCGAAGGTCGCGGTAATTGCCCGCCGAACCACTTCGTCATTGTTCACCGCGGCGGCGTCAATCGATGCCGCAAATTTCGCTGCTTGTTCATGGATGAAGTCGCTATTCAAGAGCGACAACGCTTGCCCGGGTTGCAGCGTCGCGAAGCGTGCCTCGCAGGTGAGATCGGGATCGGGGAAATCAAACGCGGTTAAAAGCGGTGTTAACAATGTCCGTTTGACATGGATGTAGACGCTTCGTCGATTGCGTTCGGTCTCCGACGAAGTGCCCCATCCTTGGCCGGGGCGCGATTGGCCGGCCAGCACTTCGGCAGACAACTTTTCATAGAAGCTTGGCCCATAGACCTGCGGATTCAACGATCCATTGACCGCGAGAATTGAGTCGCGTACCTCTTCGGCACTCAACCGCCGCGGGTCAAAACGCCAAAACAGATCGTTACCGGGATCGGTGGCAACGCCCGTTGCGTGACTTTGAGATGACATTTGGTAGGCCCGACTATTCATCACCAAACGATGCATGGCTTTGATTTTCCAGCCGCTTTCGACAAAGGTTTGGGCGAGCCAATCGAGCAATTCGGGATGCGTGGGCGGGGTACCAAGTTGGCCAAAATTATTACTGCTGCGGACGATCCCTCGGCCGAAATGGAATTGCCAGATTCGGTTTGCCATCACGCGAGCGGTCAAGCGATTGTCCTCGGTGACGATCCAATCGGCCAGCACACGACGACGGCCAAGCGACCGATTGTTAAACGCATCGGCGCGTGCCACATCGCTGCGGGCGGGGATTTCGGGGATGGTCGATTCGAAGATCTCCGGAAACGCCGGTTGCACCTCATCGCCAGGCGAGTGGGGATTGCCGCGAAACATCACAAACGTTTTGGCGGGCTTAGGAGTGTACTTTGCCAAGCCCATCACGGCATCACGCGGCGGTAACTCTTTCAGCTCACGCTGATTTTGACTCAGGGCATCACGCAGCGATTGGTACTCAGTCCATTGGTCGGCGCTCAGGTGGTCCTTCAATTTTTCGTTTAGGATTTTGTCGCGTTCGGGACGCGGCCCTTCGGTGGCCCGTTGATCGGGCGCAGCCATCTTGACGATGCCAGCTTGCTCGATCGTGCGCATTGCCGATTCAATTTCCCGCCGGGCGACATCATTTTGATGGTAACGAGCCTTTAGCTCTGGCGATGTAATGTCGATTTGGTTGTTCGCCGGCTCGGTTCCGCGGTCCGCATAACGCGTGACATCCTCAAAGAATGCCAACATGCTGTAGTAATCGGTTTGCGGAATCGGGTCGATTTTGTGGTCATGGCAGCGCGCACAATTGATCGTCAGCCCCAGAAACACTTGCCCGGTGGTCATGATCAAATCATCCATCTCGTCAAAACGAGCCTGTACCCGATCGACGGGTTCATCATCCCATGCCGCAAGCCGGTAGTACCCGGTTGCGGTGAGCGATTCTGCGGTCACTTCGTCGAGCTCGTCACCGGCGAGCTGTTCACGGACAAATTGATCGTACGGCTTGTCTTCGTTGAACGATCGGATCACGTAGTCACGATACTTCCACGCATTGATTTTAGGATTGTCTCGTTCAAACGAATTGGTTTCCCCGTAGCGAACAAGGTCTAACCAATGGCGTCCCCAGCGTTCACCGTAATGCGGCGATTGGAGTAGCTCATCGACAAGCTTGGCAAACGCCTCGGGCGATTCGTCATTCAAGAATTCTTCGACCGCGGCGGGACTTGGCGGTAGACCGGTTAGATCATAGTAGGCACGGCGAACGAGGGTTCGTCGATCCGCCATCGCGTTGGGTTTCAAGCCGACGTCGTCGAGTGATTTGTAAAGGAATGCATCAATCGGATTTTGGTTCCACAGCGGATCGTCGACCTGCGGCGGGGCAACTTCGGCCATCGGCTCGAATGCATAATGTTTGCCCCAGGGAGCTCCTGCAGCGATCCATTGTGAAAGCAATTTGGCTTCCGCCGCAGAGACCGGGTCCCCTTCGGGCGGCATCCGCTCGGATGCGTCGTCGGTCAAGATTCGCGTGAGCAGCATGCTGGCGTCCTGATCGCCAGGCACGATTGCGTGATCTCCCGAATCCGCTGTGGCGAATGCCGATGCTTGTTCCGCGAAGGAAATGCCACCTTCGGCTTGGTCAGGACCGTGACACGCAAAGCAACGTTTAGCCAAAATCGGCTGGATTTGCTTGAGGAA
It contains:
- the rplT gene encoding 50S ribosomal protein L20, yielding MRTTKGSARRQGKKRLFKRAKGFRGGRGKLIRSVKETLLRAGVYAFRDRRVRKRDFRRLWIVRINAAAREHGIRYSQFIYGLNKAGIQLDRKMLSEMAINDKSGFKDVCDKVKEALAA
- the rpmI gene encoding 50S ribosomal protein L35 translates to MGTKIKTHKGTKKRFRLSATGKAMHRSSGTSHLAKGLTKKRRRNLRGTTSLAECMESTIHAALNGYSN
- the pyrF gene encoding orotidine-5'-phosphate decarboxylase — encoded protein: MSHNEIASFADRLADAVRRTGSVTCVGIDPRLEQLPASIQRIADNGTLDAQAAAYTQFGCELIDVVKDRVACVKPQAAFFEQLGPAGMVSLGQVIRHASDAGLMVITDAKRNDIGSTATAYAQAYLGVGEASPWGSDSLTVSPYLGRDSLEPFVEVCDARAAGVFVLVKTSNPGGGLLQDRLTDGQTVYARVAELIEELNQGRIGKSGYGPIGAVVGATYPEQLAEMRAAMPSSWILIPGFGAQGGTAQDVLAGFDDQGMGAIVNNSRNLIFAHRRPEFAEKFGDARWQDAVSAATDEMNAVLAQRIS
- a CDS encoding Dabb family protein, translated to MTKFKRFLSFAVFTLSFVAAGSLASAADSPVAVAEKPATASNAATASAPQPPSAQEQRVLRHAVFFSFKPSSSQQDIDAVVKAFVALPAKIDSIVDFQWGVNNSPEGLDDGFTHCFLLSFADEAGRDKYLPHPAHKAFGNTLRPHMKDVFVIDYWGLDDADDDQGDDNDDDEELKHAVFFKFKDDASKADVKKVEQAFAALPAKIDSITEFEWGTNNSPETHDDGFTHCFMVTFADDAGRAKYLPHPDHQAFVEVLKPILDKVRVLDFTSK
- the acpS gene encoding holo-ACP synthase, translating into MAILGIGTEIVECVRIAKMIEAHGEQFLERVYSANEIEYCIQNANTSQLFATRWAAKEAAMKAMRCRYQGVRWTDIEIVLHIGEGPTILLTGAASHWAAQRGIEKLHVSLGACRTHATAYIIATDELD
- a CDS encoding dicarboxylate/amino acid:cation symporter, whose translation is MFRLALHWQLLIGMIFGSVLGVSLNVTSSARSTTLTRDDASQQRLPGGIVSAVIEDSSASTVIEYIDSNGNSIKREVDPVSVEQGVFRSMEALAAVDPAAVKIYETHGMSFAKRVGAWLQRIGSLFLRMLQMVAVPLIVTSLLTGVLGLGSSQGIGRMFRRTIFYYVCTSMLAITTGLLVVNVVRPGLRENQVQHVHTDTTEAESLVNVLFAQLEAMIPKNPFSALAEPNFLSVIAFTIAFALFTISAGGKTAERISSAATAGFNVMMAMTMAIIKLAPLGVFFLIAAVTATQGTSVFKALAWYVVAVAVALAIHATIILPLILKFVAKRSPLDFAKAMSPALLTAFSSASSNGTLPLTMSCVEERAGISNRTGSFVLPLGATINMDGTALYEAVAVLFIAQMHFERNLEFSEQIVVALTALLASVGAAGIPHAGLVMMAIILNAVGLPLEMQGVILAVDRVLDMCRTSVNVWSDSCGCAVVEAFERADTA
- a CDS encoding DUF1559 domain-containing protein, yielding MKNSQPIRPGFTLVELLVVIAIIGVLVGLLLPAVQAAREAARRMQCSNNLKQQGLGLHTHHDTYQNFPNGAPRSHGPNWRFEILPGLEQGNIYDQVDRSLHVFSGCTSSSTYGQQATGNNLILIDLMVPTYKCPSSALPANAPGGAMCNHDRLQTHDYVGVSGAFPDPAGRANVCSTGTNYGVYCNTGVLVPEKEFRFRDITDGSSNTILVAEQSGMVGTNDYRANYHGGWRGWSNSGDVTTNTSAHHISGITTVAFAINAKTAQAGGNTIPKSDRPYAGNTIINSFHPGGIHLLLADGSVRFVSESLNFTTLSQLCVRDDGSVLAEF
- a CDS encoding DUF1501 domain-containing protein, translating into MSQPKNFCGRTRREFIWQAGGGFGAAAIASMLGTDGFFKPAAGSEAKTSFVNPLAPKPPHFAPKAKSVIFLFMYGGPSHIDTFDYKPNMIGMDGKTVNVKTFGRGGHKSGGRIVEPRWKFKQHGQCGKWVSSLFPHVAKHVDDIAFLHSMTADSPIHGSAMLMMNSGRILSGNPALGSWLTYGLGSENENLPGFVVMLDPTGGPISGAKNWSSGYMPATYQGNVFRAEGAPILDLAAPRDLPEGVQRQLIDSIQQANGRHLVSRESNTDLSSRIASYELAYKMQSAAPEAVDLSNEDAKTVAMYGADKEPTRDFGKRCLIARRLAERGVRFIQLYSGGAHNDDNWDAHGDLEINHNKHAGATDQPIAALLADLKQRGMLDETLVVWGGEFGRQPTAEYAKGSGRDHNAYGFTMFMAGGGIKGGVSFGTTDELGAEAAENPLHVKNMHATILQQMGMDPNHLSYFYGGLEQKLVGVEPVEPIHQIIA